ATGGCCCAGAGGCCGAAGCCATAAGCGGCGAAGTGGCGCTCGATGCGCTGGGCGACGGCATCGCTCTCCGCCCGGCCGTTCACCGGCATCAGATGTTCCATCACGTCCGGGTCCGACAGCATCTGGGCGAGGCTGTCCCAATCCGCCTTGCGCCACAGCCGCAGGCGCACGCGAGGGCCGACGAGGGCTTCCGGCGGAGTGGAATAGGGCAGGTCCAGCATGGGAAAGCCGGCGGGCGTGGTCATGGGATCTCCGTCCGCAGGCGCTCCGCCACGGCGAAGCTCGAAAACACCCGGTCGCCGAAGGACCGGACAGATCGCAGGCCTAGGCTGGAGGTGAGGAAAGCCTCTTCGGCGGTCGCGACATCGTCCGACGTCAGCGGCCGTTCCACGGCGCCGCGCGCCAGCACCTCCGCCCGCATCACGCCGGGCAGGGCGCCTTCCGACAGGGGCGGGGTGAGAAGCTGGCCGTCGCGTTGCACGAAGAGATTGGCGATGGTGCTCTCGGCGAGGCGCCCTAGCGTGTTCAGGAGGAGCGCATCATCGCAGCCGGCGCGCTGCGCTTCCTGCCGGGCGAGGATGTTATCGAGATAGTTCAGCGACTTGATGCCGCTCAGCGGCGAGAACTCGTTGCGCCGCGTGCCCTGCGCCAGCATCAGACGGGCCGGCGGCGCGGGGGCGGCCATTGGCGCAGCCGTGACGAGGAGCGTCGGTCGCGGCGCCTCAGGCGGCAGTACGCCGCGCGGTCCTTCGCCGCGCGTGAGGGTGAGGCGCAGCACCGCATCGGTGAGGCCGTTGGCGGCAAGCAGTGCGGTTGCTATGGCGGACAGATCAAAGGTCGGCAGCGGCAGGCCGATCACCTCCGCGCCCCGCGCGAGCCGGGCGAGGTGGGCGGACAACCGCAGGGGCGTGCCACCGCGCACGGCGATGGTTTCGAACAGGCCGTCGCCCAGCGTGAAGCCGCGATCGCCGGGGGCGATGCGGGCGGCGGCGGCATCAACGAGACCGCCGTTCAGCCACAGCTTCATGGCGTCTCTCCCGCAGCCGCCTTCAGCAGGGGCGCCACTTTCACCAGG
The Azorhizobium caulinodans ORS 571 genome window above contains:
- a CDS encoding aminotransferase class IV, with product MKLWLNGGLVDAAAARIAPGDRGFTLGDGLFETIAVRGGTPLRLSAHLARLARGAEVIGLPLPTFDLSAIATALLAANGLTDAVLRLTLTRGEGPRGVLPPEAPRPTLLVTAAPMAAPAPPARLMLAQGTRRNEFSPLSGIKSLNYLDNILARQEAQRAGCDDALLLNTLGRLAESTIANLFVQRDGQLLTPPLSEGALPGVMRAEVLARGAVERPLTSDDVATAEEAFLTSSLGLRSVRSFGDRVFSSFAVAERLRTEIP